In the Candidatus Bathyarchaeia archaeon genome, CCGCCAGCCCATGAAGGAACGTTTTCTATGCTGCACATGTAGTTGCCAGTAAACGCGTCAAACATCATCCAAGTTGCGCCCGCTGACTCCATGAAGCCGCCTGCACTACCGGTTGACCAGAGGTAGGGTTTGCCGCCGTGCTGGTTAGGTGAGTCATAGTTGAATATTTGGCCAAACGCTAATGCCCCGCCTGTGATTGCTCCTGACGAGGAGCCACTTGGTGTAGATATGGGTCCGGTGGTGTTGTGGAAGTATAAGGTTTCTCCCGTGTATAAGTCGAGGCAGTACCAGCCGTATTTGGGTAGTGATTGAACGTTGTAGAAGATTTTTCCGTCAAGAATTATCGGTGGATTTAGGCTCAAACCTTCGTAGTCGGATGTTGAGTAGCCGGTGTCGCCAAATCGGGTATCCATCAAGCCTCCTGACCACATTGGAGTAGCCCACATTATGTGCGGACTTTCAGGCCCCAGCCCAAACGCGTAATTGCTTGTTGGCCCAATATTTTGAGCTGCCCCGCCTAGCCAGTTGCCGGCAAGGTATGCCCAGTTGCGGTTGGCTTCGTTGATGGGTCTGGTCCAGAATTCGGTTGGTAGAGGGGCTTCAGGCCAGCCTTCGATTGGGTCTTGCTGTACGGTTACGGTGACGGGGTCGCTGCTGCTGGCGGCGAAAGTGTCGTTGATGTATGAATCACCGCCCATGAAGTAGCCGCCTTCAGGTTTAGGCAAACCAGTAACTATATGCTCTGCAACTTTAGCAACAACGGTGTAGGTTCCGATTTGCGTTGGCTGATAGCTGGTCCAGCCACTGCCGACGGGGTCAGAAGTGATTGGGCCAATTGTGTCTATGGAACCGTCGGGTTTGGTGACTTCCACAGTGAAATCCCACCTGTCACCGTAGGCGCCGTTTGCGGTTGGCGGATACGCAGCGGTCCAAAAGACGATGGTAAACGGTTGGTCAACACCAATGACATCGTTTGTTACTGAAACGTAGGTGTATGTGGGAACTGTCCATGGGGGGTCGTGTGCAGTGACAGGGGGGAGTGCAATCAGAGAAGTAATTGTTAGCATCAGAAGTAACGCAGTTACAGCGATAGCTGCTTGGTCAGACGTATTTTTCTTTTTATTCTTTCGGATTTTCATTTTCTCTCATTCTCCTGAATTCCATAGTTCAGTAGTTGTTTTTGTATCAACTTAAGGGTTGGAATGTCGCACTCCGACAGACAGAACCGTCAGTTACCAAAAATTTTTATGCAAACCACACTGAATAGAAACTGGAGAGAGAATAGTGGAGATTCAAGAAGAAGACGTGAAAACTCTCACTTCCTTGGAGCTCACACCAAGACAAGCCAGAGTATATCTTGCCCTAGTTTTAACGGGAAGAACCACTATTAAAAAAATCGCCAAAGTAGCAAAGGTATCCCGACAAGACATCTATAGGATAATAGCGGCTCTACAAAAACTGGGCTTAGTTGACAGGGCACTCACGCTGCCGGCAACGTTTAAGGCAGTTTCGTTAGAAGAAGGCCTCGCTATTCTGCTGCAGCGGCAGAAAAAGGCTCTTTGCAAAACCCAACTTGAAGCGGAGCGGCTTTTTGAGAAATTCAGAGAACAACCTCCAGATGCCAACTCACCCCAGGAGGAGCCCCAGTTTATTTTGATTGCCGGACGAGAAAGAATAGCAACAGCCTTCAGAGAAGACTTAGCCACAGCCCAAGAATGCATCAGCATGAGCAGTTCATGGGAAGTTTTCAGGGAATTCATCTTCGATTTTAACTTTAACTTAACAGAAGCAGGAAAACGAGGCGTGATAGTTAGAGCGGCTATAGACAGGCCGTATAATGATAACGCGTTTTTGGCGATAACGCAGTTCCTCAAGAAAAACCCGATGTTCAGCCTCCGATTCACCCGAGAAGAAAAGCCGCTCTTCATGCTAATCACCGACAAGAACGCCGTGAATATGTTCATGGACACCATCACTACGGTTTACGCCAATGACCTCACAATGATGAAGTCAACCAACCGCATCTTCACAAATCTAGCACATTTCTACTTTGAAAGCATGTGGAACCAAGCAGAGAAAAACCTAACACACGAATACAATTACGCCTAACAAAAAGTTAAGATTAAAAATTGAGGCAGGGCGGTTACTCCGCTAGATGAACGGTTACGTTGCCTTCGCTGTCTTTTGTGGCGCGCACCCGGATTTTCCGGGGTGGTTTCTCAATGCCTTTGCTCCAGAGGTACTCGTTGACTTCGTTGGTTATTGTGAGGGTTGGAGGTTCTTCGTCTTCTTCTTCAGCGCGGGTGGGGACCTTCATGTGTTTCACGACGTAAGCCCGAAGCATACGCATGGCTCGCGGCGAACGTTTTCGCGGAGGCATAATCAAGGCTTTAGCAAGGGGTATGGTGTAGGTTTTCTCTTCAACGATTTCTTCTTCATCTTTTTTCTTCTTTTTCGTAGGAGTTGGGGCTAATTCAACGGGTACAGCTTCAGGCTTTGCGGCTTCTTCAGCTTCAACTTCAGCCTCCAAAGAGTCCATGAGGTTTTCTTCAATGGGCTTGTCTTCGGTTGCTTCCGCTATAGGTTCCTGAGACAGCTCTTCGGGTTTTGCTTCATTGACCATGGTCATGTTTCTCCTATGCCTTTATTTTACGGGTTCGCCAGTTTCTTCGGCGTTTAGGGTTGGTTCTCACTTTGCCGTCTGTCCGCGCAATTACCCATGTGGGAACAGATTCCTTTTGTTTACCGGCTTTAGCTAATCTTAGTTTCTTGGCTGCTGGTTTAACTCGCGCCATACTTTCAAATCCTAGTTATTCTTGTTTCCCGCTTCCGAGATTGAAGCTGGATTAATATTTGCTTCAGCTGCGCATCAGAGATAGGAAGAGCAATTCGTCCTGTCTGTGCCAGCTGGATGAGTTGCAGTTCCAACTGCTCTGTGAAGTCCCGCTTAACCATCTTGAGATTGGTAAGACGTTGCCGTGCTTCTGGCGACAAAATCTGTCTAAGCAGGGCTTCCTTTTGGGCTTCTACGTCCCTTTCAGCTTGAGCTTGCCTTTGCTCGTCGGAGCCCCGCTGCTGATATGCAGAAAGCTTTCTTCGACGGATCGCTTCAAGCTCATCATCAGACATTGATTCATTCGCCTTGATACTTCTTAAGTTCAGGAGCGGTCTTCACAAGTTCCTTGTGGAGGTCTTGGCTAACTTCCTTCATCATTTTTCTGCCTTTAGGCGTTAGGATTCTGCCTTTGGGGCGAGTAATCTGAACAAAACCAGCGGCTTCAAGTTGCTGGAGAACTTTGCGGATGTTACCGCCGCCTGCTTTGGAGGCATGATTTAGTCTAACTGTGAAGCCTTTCCTTCCGCCGTAGTCGCTGCGGAGTTTTTCCAGCCCGATGGGTCCGTGAACGTAGACTTTGCGGAGTAAACTTGCTGCACGGATGTACCACCAGTCAGGGTTTTGAGGCTGCTTCTCAGTATGACTGCCAGTCTTTGCTACTGCAGCCCATGATGGAGGCTGAACTTGCTCAACGTTTTCCTTAAGATATTTGGCTAAACGTTCAATGAATTGTGAAACGGGAACATCGTATGGAGTTGTCAAGATTCTCGACTCTTCTAGGCTATTCCTTGCAGTAAGACAACCTAGCCCAATATAAATATTCTCTGGGTGGAAAAAAATTTTGTTTCCAGTTCACCACAGTCACGGGACACGGAGCTAAGGCGGCGTTGGCGTGAAATCGGCGGAACCAAAAGAACCCGCCGCCGAACAAAGCATACGACTATGCATATTCGAATTGAGGGCGTAGCTTTAAAACCTTAAAGCACTAATAATAAACAGAAACGCGGTGAACCCCATGAAAGCTCTTGTCCTAAGCGGCGGAAAAGGCACACGCCTAAGACCCCTAACATTCACATGCGCCAAACAACTCATACCCGTAGCCAACAAACCCATCTTAGGCTACGTACTAGACCAAGTCCGCCAAACCAGCATTACCCAAGTGGGCATAATAACCGCGCCTGAAACCCAAAACAACGTCAAAGACTACGTCCAAAACGGCGCCCAATGGGGCTTTGACATCGCATACATCCCCCAAGAGCCCCTCGGGTTAGCTCACGCCGTAAAAACAGCTCAACCATTCTTGGCGGAAGACTCGTTTGTCATGTGCCTTGGCGACAACGTCACCGGACAAGGAATAAAACCCTTTGTAGAAAAATTCCAAACCGAAAACCTCGACGCCCTTATCATACTTAAAGAAGTGGAGGATCCCTCGCGGTTTGGCATCGCCCAACTGGACAGCGACGGTAACATTGTGCGGTTGGTTGAGAAGCCTAAAACGCCCATGGGAAACTTGGCTATCATCGGAACCTACCTTTTCTCTAACAAAGTTCACCAAGCCATCGAGCGCATCAAGCCCAGCTGGCGGGGAGAACTTGAAATAACTGATGCCGTACAAGAAATGGTCAACTTAGGGTTTAAGGTAAAAGCTGAAATCCTTAACTCATGGTGGCTAGACACAGGCAAAAAAGACGACATCCTCAGCGCAAACGCCAAAATCCTAGACGAATACATCCACCATGAAGTAAAAGGGCAGGTGGAAAACAGCGTTATCGAGGGACGCGTCTTTGTGGCAGAGGGCGCCAAGATAGTTAACAGCACGGTTAGGGGACCGGCAGTTATCGGCAGAAACGCCTTAGTGGAAGACTCTTTCATTGGTCCCTTCACAAGCGTAGGCAACGACTCGATAGTTGCTCATTCACATGTGGAGTACAGTGTGGTTTTGGAAAACGTCACCGTAGAAAACGTTGAGCGCCTTGAAGACAGCCTCATTGGCAGAAAAGCGAAAGTTACCCGAAACAAGAAAGTCAACACCATAAAACTCCATATAGGCGACTACTCCGAAGTAGATGTGTAGAAACTAAACCTGTTCGGCTTGAAGCGGACAAATGTTAAATAACAAGCTGAACAAAAGAACAAGTATTCGAAGGAAAAGTGATACGGATGCTGCCTGGAATAGTAGTTAAACATTTGAAACGATTTTTTGACGAAAGAGGCTCCTTCATGGAAGTCTTTAGAAAAGACTGCAAGGACCTTCTAATAGATGGCGATGTTATCTCCCAAGCAAACTTGTCCACAACATACCCCGGAATCATCCGAGCCTGGCATCGTCACCTGCGTGGACAAACAGACTACTTTTTGGCGCTGAAGGGCGCAATCAAAATTGGCGTCTACGACGACGAAACCGCCGAACTTAACGAAATAGTTTCCTCAGGCACAAGCATTCAGGCAGTCCGAGTGCCAGGCCACTTTTGGCACGGCTTTAAAGCCGTAGGCAACGAACAGGCTATGTTACTTTACTTCACCACTAACTTGTATGACGCCGCGGATCCAGATGAGGAGCGTCGACCCTGGAACGACCCCGCTTTAATTCCAAAAATCATTAACGGTAAAACTAAGGACCCTCGTGTTGGCAAACCTTGGGACTGGAATTACCCGCCACATAAGTGATTGCCATGAAAATACTTGTCACCGGCGGATTAGGATTCATAGGAAGCAACTTCTGCCGCCACATACTCACCAAACACCCAGACTACGAACTGATAAATCTGGACAGGATGGGCATAGGCGCCAACCCCGCCAGCATGCAAGACGCTGAAAACAACCCCAACTACCGATTCATAAAAGGCGACATATGCAACATTCCACTTCTGCACAAAACCATCAGCCAAGTTGACGCGGTGGTAAATTTTGCGGCGGAAACGCACGTAGACCGCAGCATAAGCGACCCCTACACGTTTGTGCAGAACAACACCATCGGAACCTACACTGTTCTGGACGCAGTACGTAAACATAACCTGCATGCGCGTATGGTGCAAATTTCCACCGACGAGGTGTATGGCACGGCGGTTCAAGGGTCATTCACCGAAAAAGACACACCTAACCCGTCAAACCCCTATTCCGCTTCTAAAGCAGCGGCAGACATGTTTGTGCTTGCTTACCATAAAACTTACAAGCTGAACGTTTCGATAACGCGGTGTACAAATAATTTTGGAGCGTACCAGTTGCCAGAGAAACTCATCCCAAAAACTATCATCCGCGCCCTCAAAGACCTGCCGATTCCCATCTATGGCACAGGTACTAACATCCGCGACTGGATATATGTGCAAGACCACTGCACCGCCGTGGAAACAGTTCTGGAGAAGGGAGAAGCTGGCGAGGTCTACAATGTTTCAGCAAAGAACGAAGCCACTAACTTGGAGATAGTGAAGAGAATTCTGGAGTTGCTGGACAAGCCAGAAAGTCTAATCACGTTTGTGGAAGACCGCCCAGGACACGACACACGCTACAGCTTAGACTCCACAAAGCTTCAAACGGAACTGGGTTGGAAACCCGCATTCTCCTTCAAAGAAGCATTGGAGTCAACTGTGAAGTGGTATGTTGAAAACGAGAAAGCGTGGACACCATTTGCTACACAAGATATACTTTCGCCAACCCCATGGAAGACTGCTGGCGGTAGCCGATGAAACTTGTAGTTACAGGTGCCAGCGGGCTGTACGGCTCTAAACTTGTGGAATTCGCCGTTGACCAGGGGCATCAAGTTTACGCGTTCCACAATCAGCACCCTGCCCCGCATGGAACCCCAGTTAAGCTGGACATAACCAGCAAAGAAGAACTGCAAGCTGAAATTCAGAGAATTCAGCCTGACGCCATCGTGCATGCCGCAACCCTGACGGGGGTGGACCAGTGTGAGCTGAATCGCGAGTTGGCGTGGAAGATAAACGTGGAAGGCACCCAAAGCATTGTTGAAGCGGCAAAGGCAACGGGCGCTTTTTTGTTGTATGTTTCGACCGACTACGTTTTTGACGGCGAAAAAGGCGGCTACACAGAAGACGATTTGCCCAGCCCCGTCAACTACTATGGGTACACGAAGCTGAAGGCTGAGGAAGCCGTCAAAAAAAGCTCAAGTGAGTACTGTATTGGGCGCACCAGCGTCATTTACGGTTCAACTCCAGCGGCAGGCAAAATCAACTTTGCCCTGTGGCTTTTAGACGAACTTAGAAAAGGAGAACAAGTGAAGGTGTTTGTGGACCAGTGGAATTCCCCCACACTCAACAGCAGCCTTGCCGACATGACTTTGGAGGTTGTGGAACGTAAACTGACGGGGGTTTTTCATTTGTCGGGGGCTTCCCGCATAAACCGATACGAGTTTGCAATGGCGCTTGCCAAGACATCGGGGGTAGATGAATCGTTAGTTGTGCCTGCCCGTTCAGAAGAGTTGTCTTTTCCCGCCAAACGCCCCAAAGACTCCTCGCTTGACACAACAAAAGCCCAACAGACTCTAAAGCATAAGCCACTGCAGATAGCTGAAGCCTTAAAGAGGCTTAAAACCGAAACAAACAAGCCTCAAGAATAACAACAAAGTAATTTCAGTGGGTTGTTGCAGTTGTTGACTGAGGGCGTTTCTGTGGTCACCACAACATGGAACGAAGCAGACAACATCGAAAAGTTAGTCACCGCGGTACGCAAAGTGTTGGCAGGGGTTGCTCACGAAATCATCGTGGTTGATGACAGCTCAACCGACGGAACCATCGAAATCACCCAGCGGGTAGCTGATGTGGCGGTCTCAAAGCAGCGCGAAGGACAAAGCAAAGGTCTACTGCACGGGATGCAACTGGCAAAATACCCCTTCGTCGTAACCATCGACGCCGATTTAGAGAACGACCCCAAATACATCCCACAAATGCTCCAGCAAATGCAGGCGGGCGCTGATGTGGTGGTGGCTTCCCGCACCAAGATTCCGCGGTTTTCCGAAAAGGTAGCCTCCAAAACGCTGGGCAAACTGGTGGGGGTGACGGATTTTTTCTCAAATTTTCGGGCTTTTCGAACCGAGCACGTGCCGATGTTTGTTTTGGGCGAGGGGGAAATGTTTGGCTCAGAATTTCTGATACTTGCAAAAAAACACAAACTGAAAATAACCGAAATCCGCTACGAGGCGCCGCCTAGACGCCAAAACCCCCGCATTGGAGGCACCTTAAGGGCGAACGTGAGGATTCTTTGGGCAACAGCCAAAGCCATGTGGTTATATGTGAAGTAGCCGAAGCAGAAAGAATGATTGTTAAGAAGCCCGTTTTCTTGTTTGCTTCTATCTCCTTTCCTTATGAAGTATCAGCAGAACTGAAGCCGACAATAAAAGGCAAAAAGCCCGCCTATTTGCCGTCTATTAGCATCCAAATAGCAATTGTATGCAGAACCTATAGAGGGGAGGGTCGACATTATAGGATTCGGTAGTTGAAGCGACAGGGAAAATGGGAAATCGTAGAGGGGATAGGGGTAGGCGATAGGTAGTCAACCTACCTTCAAGCACAAGCGGTACGGGGAAAGTAGACAAAAACAGAGAGAAAATCGGCATCAGATTATGTAAAAAGCATAAATACCGTCTGGATACACTTAGGAAGTGGTGTTTCAGATGCCCGTTCAGCAAGTCAGCGTGTTTTTAGATAATCGACCTGGCTCACTTTCAGAGATGCTGTGCCACCTTGAGAAACTTCAAATCAAAATTTACGCGCTCTCCATCGCCGAAGCAGGCGAATATGGAGTAATCCGCATGATAACCGCCGACCCCCAAAAAGTCGCGCAGTCACTGGAAGACGCCAACTTTAACCTCGCCAAAGCCAAGAAAAACACCGAAGTCACCGCCATCCTCATAACCGACAAAAACCCCATCTCAAAAATAGCCAAAATCCTAGGCGAAAAGGAAGTCAACATTGAATACGCTTACTCGTCAGCGGTTCATTACGACGGTAAATACGTGCTTGTGGCAAGGCCACGAGAGATTGAGGTCGCCGAGAAAGCCCTCCAAGACAACGAAGTTGCGACCCTGACATTGGAAGAAATCAAACAACACTTCCAATAATAGACAAAGACAGGCAAAATTATTTTAGAAGGCTGAACCAGAGAACATCCATCAACAGTCACATATGCAGCCACAGGGCTACTGGGGAAAACTGATGAGTGACAACAAACACTGGAACAAAACCGTAGAAACTATGCCGAGAAAACAAATCCGCGAACTCCAACTTAAAAAACTTAAAGCACAAGTCAAACATTGCTACGAAAACTCGGCGTTTTACCAAAGAAAATTCAAAACTGCAGGCATCACGCCAGACAGCATAAAAACCTTGGAAGACCTGCAGAAAATTCCCTTCACAGTCAAAACCGACCTGAGAGACAACTACCCCACGGGGCTAGTCGCCGTGGACTCAGGCAACATCGTGGAAATCCACGCGTCAAGCGGAACCACAGGCAACCCAATAGTGGGCGCGTACACCAAAACGGACATGGAAGCCTGGCAAGAAGTCATGGCACGCTCCATCTACACCACAGGCGGAAGAAAAGAAGACGTAATACACATCGCCTACGGCTACGGGTTATTCACAGGCGGATTAGGCTTCCATTATGGTGCCCAAAAAATCGGCATCGAAACCGTCCCCGCAAGCGGCGGCATGACCCAACGGCAAATAAAGCTCATGAAAGATTTAGGCGCAACAATTCTCTGCTGCACCCCAAGCTTTGCCGTGTACCTCTCCGAAGTCATGGCAGCTGAAGGCGTAAACCCCAAAAAAGACCTAAAACTACGCACAGGCATATTTGGCGCTGAACCTTGGTCAGACCGAACCCGCCAACGCATAAACACGGCTCTTGGCATTGACGCCTTTGACATTTACGGACTAACAGAACTGTGCGGTCCAGGCGTAGCCGTTGAATGCCCCGAACACAACGGGTTACACATCTGGGAAGACCACTTCATTGTCGAAACCATCAACCCTGAAACAGGCGAAGTTCTCTCTGAAGGCGAAGAAGGCGAACTGGTCTTCACTCCGCTTTCCAAAACGGGCATGCCGCTGCTTCGGTACCGCACCAGAGACATATCCGTTATCGAAACCGACATGTGCCCATGCAGACGCACACACTCCCGCATGATGCGCGTCAGCGGCAGGTCAGATGACATGCTCATAATACGGGGGGTCAACGTGTTTCCCAGCCAAATCGAATACGTCATCATGGGCTTCCCTGAGTTAGCAACCCAATACGAGATTTACGTGGACCGCCCAGACGCCTTGGACACTTTCGCCGTGAAAGTTGAGTTAACAGAAGAATACTCAAAGAGCACCGCCCTAAACATGAACGAGTTGAAAAGCAGAATCCTAAGCAAAATCAACAACGTCACAGGACTTAACCCCGAAATCCAGATTGTCAAATATGGCGAAATCCCACGAACCGAAGGCAAAGCCAAACACGTTTTTGACAAACGCAAAGGTAAAACCTAAAAGGTAAACCTGATGGCGCCCAAGATTGCATCTGACAAACCCAACAGCTTCCTGCTGCTTAACGGGGACGAAGCAGTCGCACGCGGCGCCTTAGAAGCAGGCATAAAAGTTGCAGCAGCCTACCCTGGAACGCCTTCAACGGAGATTTTAGAAGCCATCGCAGCAGTGGCTAAACAGTTCGGGATTTACGCGGAGTGGAGCATAAACGAAATTGTAGCCATGGAAGTCGCTGTCGGTGCCTCGATGGCGGGCGTCCGTTCCATCGTGTCCATGAAGCATGTCGGGTTAAATGTGGCTGCAGACGCCGCCATGACGCTGGCGTATACGGGTGTTGTTGGCGGGTTGGTTATTGCTGTGTGCGATGACCCCGCCATGCATAGCAGCCAAAACGAGCAGGACACACGCTACTTCGCGATTCACTCCAACATTCCGCTACTGGACGCGGGCAGCCCCCAAGAAGCCTACGAAATGACCCGCGACGCCTTTGAACTAAGCGAAATACTGCAGTTGCCCATCCTCGTGCGGTTAACAACCCGCGTTGCACACGGAAAAGCCCGCGTCAAAATCGGCAAATTCCAAGCTCTCAAACGAAAAGCGGAATTTGACAAGGAATGCGCCAAATGGGTTATGGTTCCCCAAAACGCCTTAAGGCAACACCGCATCCTCAAAAGCCGCTTGACACAGGCAGAAAAACTGGTTAACGAATCCAAATTCAACATCATTGAAGATAACAACAAAGAAATGGGCGTTATTGGCAGCGGCATCGGCTTCTACCACGCCAAATCCCTGCTTGAGCAGGGGCAGTTTTCTTGGTTGAAACTGGGTGCAGTGTATCCGTTTCCCCGCGGCTTGGTTGAACGATTTGTTTCAAAGCTCAAGAAGGTAATTGTGGTTGAAGAACTGCGCCCCTACGTGGAGGACAATTTACACGGCTTAAACGTGGAAGTTCTGGGCAAAGAACAGTTGGGGTTGGAGGAAATCGGCGAATTCACCCCCGACGGCATCAGAACAGCTTTCGCTGAACAGGGTTATCTGAGCCCCGCTGAACCCCAAACCACAGAGGAGCTACCCCAGCGTCCTCCAGGTCTTTGCCCAGGGTGCCCTCACCGCGCATTTTACTACGCCATAAACACCGTAAACCAGTTTGTCAGCTGCAACCCCGAGAAATGTGTAGGCTGTGACATCTGCGAGTTAGCTTGCTCTTGGGAGAAAGAAAAAGTCTTCAACCCCACCAAATCAAGAATACGCGCAGTCAGACTAAACATAATCACTAATGTTGCTTTGACGTGTCGCCTCTGCCCTGACGCCGCCTGCATTCAAGCCTGCCCAAAAGACGCATTAAGCCAGTCTAAAGAAACCCGCATCATAACTGTTGACCCAGACAAATGCAACGGCTGCGGCTGGTGCGTCGAAGCCTGCGAATACGGCTCCTTGACGCTTCACCCAACAAAGCATCAAGCCATAGCCTGTGACACGTGCAATGGCGACCCCAAATGCGTTCAAGCTTGCCCCGAATCCGCCCTAACGTTCATGGGACGCGCAAACGACAAAATCGTCACGGGAGACATAGGCTGCTACACGCTGGGCTGCTTGCCGCCAGTGAACACCGTTCAAACCTGCCTTTGCATGGGCGGAGGAATTTCTCAAGCAGCAGGTATGGCACACGCCGGCGTAAAAGACAAAACGTTCGCTGTTATTGGGGACTCAACTTTCTTCCACGGGGGCATGCCGGGGCTGCTTAACATTGCCTATAACAAGGCAAACGTCTGCGTCGTCGTTCTGGATAACCGCACCGTAGCCATGACGGGACATCAACCCACGCCAGAATCAGGCAAAACCGCCATGGGAGACGACGCGAAAATAGTCAACGTGGAAGCCATTGCAAAAAGCTTGGGCATCGAAAAAATAGATGCCATAGACCCCTACGACCTTAAAAAAACTACACAGGTTCTAAGGGAAACCATGAATTACAAGGGACCAAGCGTCATCATTTCCTTACGTCCTTGCCCGCTTAAAATCGAAAAAGGACCCCTCAGACAAGTTCAACAGACCTGCAACGGCTGCGGCTTATGCGTCAAAGCCTACGGGTGCCCCGCCATCTCCCTAAATGGCAACCGCGCCGAAATCGACGAGACCCTCTGCAGCGGTTGCGGAGTATGCGAACAAGTCTGCCCATTCAACGCAATAAGGAGCAAAGATGCCCAATGAAGCTGGACCTCATTTTCACGGGCGTTGGTGGTCAAGGTGTTGTGGTTCTAAGCGACATTTTCTGTGAAGCAGCCATGCTTGACGGTTTTGATGTTGCCAAGGCGGAAATTCATGGGATGGCACAGCGGGGCGGCTCCATAAGTGCACATGTCCGCGTCGGCGAGAAGGTTTTGTCGCCTTTGATTGAAACGGGCAAGGCTGAGGTGGTTGTGGGTTTTGAGGTTCTGGAAACCGCCCGAGCAATGACTATGTTGAAGCAAAAAGGTACCGTAGTGGTTAACACCAAATACATTCCTCCCGGCGGCGAATTATCAGGTTCAGGCAAGGCGTACAGTGTTGAGTCGCTTCTTGAATTAATCCGCAAAAAAGCGCTAAAAGT is a window encoding:
- a CDS encoding TrmB family transcriptional regulator, with protein sequence MEIQEEDVKTLTSLELTPRQARVYLALVLTGRTTIKKIAKVAKVSRQDIYRIIAALQKLGLVDRALTLPATFKAVSLEEGLAILLQRQKKALCKTQLEAERLFEKFREQPPDANSPQEEPQFILIAGRERIATAFREDLATAQECISMSSSWEVFREFIFDFNFNLTEAGKRGVIVRAAIDRPYNDNAFLAITQFLKKNPMFSLRFTREEKPLFMLITDKNAVNMFMDTITTVYANDLTMMKSTNRIFTNLAHFYFESMWNQAEKNLTHEYNYA
- a CDS encoding 50S ribosomal protein L31e; protein product: MVNEAKPEELSQEPIAEATEDKPIEENLMDSLEAEVEAEEAAKPEAVPVELAPTPTKKKKKDEEEIVEEKTYTIPLAKALIMPPRKRSPRAMRMLRAYVVKHMKVPTRAEEEDEEPPTLTITNEVNEYLWSKGIEKPPRKIRVRATKDSEGNVTVHLAE
- a CDS encoding 50S ribosomal protein L39e; this encodes MARVKPAAKKLRLAKAGKQKESVPTWVIARTDGKVRTNPKRRRNWRTRKIKA
- a CDS encoding DNA-binding protein, which translates into the protein MKANESMSDDELEAIRRRKLSAYQQRGSDEQRQAQAERDVEAQKEALLRQILSPEARQRLTNLKMVKRDFTEQLELQLIQLAQTGRIALPISDAQLKQILIQLQSRKRETRITRI
- a CDS encoding 30S ribosomal protein S19e → MTTPYDVPVSQFIERLAKYLKENVEQVQPPSWAAVAKTGSHTEKQPQNPDWWYIRAASLLRKVYVHGPIGLEKLRSDYGGRKGFTVRLNHASKAGGGNIRKVLQQLEAAGFVQITRPKGRILTPKGRKMMKEVSQDLHKELVKTAPELKKYQGE
- a CDS encoding glucose-1-phosphate thymidylyltransferase; the encoded protein is MKALVLSGGKGTRLRPLTFTCAKQLIPVANKPILGYVLDQVRQTSITQVGIITAPETQNNVKDYVQNGAQWGFDIAYIPQEPLGLAHAVKTAQPFLAEDSFVMCLGDNVTGQGIKPFVEKFQTENLDALIILKEVEDPSRFGIAQLDSDGNIVRLVEKPKTPMGNLAIIGTYLFSNKVHQAIERIKPSWRGELEITDAVQEMVNLGFKVKAEILNSWWLDTGKKDDILSANAKILDEYIHHEVKGQVENSVIEGRVFVAEGAKIVNSTVRGPAVIGRNALVEDSFIGPFTSVGNDSIVAHSHVEYSVVLENVTVENVERLEDSLIGRKAKVTRNKKVNTIKLHIGDYSEVDV
- a CDS encoding dTDP-4-dehydrorhamnose 3,5-epimerase family protein, with protein sequence MLPGIVVKHLKRFFDERGSFMEVFRKDCKDLLIDGDVISQANLSTTYPGIIRAWHRHLRGQTDYFLALKGAIKIGVYDDETAELNEIVSSGTSIQAVRVPGHFWHGFKAVGNEQAMLLYFTTNLYDAADPDEERRPWNDPALIPKIINGKTKDPRVGKPWDWNYPPHK
- the rfbB gene encoding dTDP-glucose 4,6-dehydratase, which produces MKILVTGGLGFIGSNFCRHILTKHPDYELINLDRMGIGANPASMQDAENNPNYRFIKGDICNIPLLHKTISQVDAVVNFAAETHVDRSISDPYTFVQNNTIGTYTVLDAVRKHNLHARMVQISTDEVYGTAVQGSFTEKDTPNPSNPYSASKAAADMFVLAYHKTYKLNVSITRCTNNFGAYQLPEKLIPKTIIRALKDLPIPIYGTGTNIRDWIYVQDHCTAVETVLEKGEAGEVYNVSAKNEATNLEIVKRILELLDKPESLITFVEDRPGHDTRYSLDSTKLQTELGWKPAFSFKEALESTVKWYVENEKAWTPFATQDILSPTPWKTAGGSR
- the rfbD gene encoding dTDP-4-dehydrorhamnose reductase, with the protein product MKLVVTGASGLYGSKLVEFAVDQGHQVYAFHNQHPAPHGTPVKLDITSKEELQAEIQRIQPDAIVHAATLTGVDQCELNRELAWKINVEGTQSIVEAAKATGAFLLYVSTDYVFDGEKGGYTEDDLPSPVNYYGYTKLKAEEAVKKSSSEYCIGRTSVIYGSTPAAGKINFALWLLDELRKGEQVKVFVDQWNSPTLNSSLADMTLEVVERKLTGVFHLSGASRINRYEFAMALAKTSGVDESLVVPARSEELSFPAKRPKDSSLDTTKAQQTLKHKPLQIAEALKRLKTETNKPQE
- a CDS encoding glycosyltransferase, which gives rise to MQLLTEGVSVVTTTWNEADNIEKLVTAVRKVLAGVAHEIIVVDDSSTDGTIEITQRVADVAVSKQREGQSKGLLHGMQLAKYPFVVTIDADLENDPKYIPQMLQQMQAGADVVVASRTKIPRFSEKVASKTLGKLVGVTDFFSNFRAFRTEHVPMFVLGEGEMFGSEFLILAKKHKLKITEIRYEAPPRRQNPRIGGTLRANVRILWATAKAMWLYVK